The Tubulanus polymorphus chromosome 3, tnTubPoly1.2, whole genome shotgun sequence nucleotide sequence TGGCAAACAAGGAAATTCTTTTACATCTGTTGTATTTAAGAGAGATGTTTTGAGTAGTCAATAAAATATTGTATacatttttcatagaaattgaGTTGTTCATTGATGAATGGTGAATATAGATGCAGTGTTATCCTAAGTCAAAATTTAACATGGGATATCTGGGAAAATCTGAAGGCATCCTGGTTTAACCAATATAATAATCCACATGAAAGAAAAACTTCTGATGGATTTAACAAAGTTGCCTGAATCCATGCTGCGCTTCTCTAAATTCAGTTCATTGAAGTTCAAGAATGACTACCAAGACATGGATCCTTTAACCCAAGAAGCAAATTCCTAAGTGCATGGAATGAAAAGAATGAATGCTAGTAATTTAGCCAAATATCTTGATTTATTTTACGATTTACCCAAGCACATAATTTCGGCAAATACTGATTTAACAATTAATTATATGTACCAAGTATGATGTATACTAGGGAAAAAGTGAAGAACATATCCATAATGCCTCGTTCCAGACAAAAAGTAACATTcacacatttttttctaagtAAACACTTAAGTTCAGGGAATGATAGTTTATACATCCCCTCGGAACCCACTCTCTGATCTCGGAGATGATTATTCCTACATCCAACATAATCTTGAAGTTATTAAGATTTGTAGTTCAATAGAAGATACAAAACATTTACTCATGTAGAGAAATACAGTACACCTAATAGCTAGCTATTTAAGCAAACATAACTTTAccatcatttttcattatttcaacaataaacGAACATCATGCAAATTTCTACGtaatttaacaatttgttTTAGTAATAAATGgcatataaaaatggattcatACTTGTTGACGATTGTCTCTGTTCtgttttcatatatatatatatatatatatatatatattaatgataatataatgataataatactaTTAATCAATATTATAATTCTTTACATAACCTTTTAACATATATCTATGTACACAAGGGTGCAACTGTGGCAATTAAATCAAATCTTCGAGCACCAGGATAGACCGTCCTACTGCGACATTTGCAAAAGATAAAACAGCAAAGTTACAATAATTAGAACTACGTCGTAGGTCACATTGAAAGAGAAGTGGTGCTCAAAGAATTAATTTAACATCTACATAATGAATACCATGaatgatatacaaatatacGGTACGTGATAAAATGTGATAAGCAATTTGATCTGGACCATAGCCATCTTagtttatcatttcagttctTCAGAACTATGAAGAGTGTCGAATGCCTTTCCATCTCAATTGACTTAACAAAATCAGTTTGACCAAAGTATACAACTATCAAATCCATGTAgtataatgtatatacatattgcAAGTACAGTTATGATACAAATACTGGCTGTAGGTGTGACTattaaataatatatacattcaaAGGCCTCTTCAAAGTTTATTctttacaaaaacaaaataacgaTCTACCGGCACTTGTATAATGAGGTGATCACGTACAAACCGAAACAAAACCGAAGGATTTTCAttcttttaaaaatgaaatcaggtATCATTTGATGCTTGTATGTTGAAACATACTCGACAATCTGCTgggtaaatatttgatatttccatgACAACGTGTCCGCAAGTGCTGTATTAACCTAGCAACAAGACCTACATAGTGTTTAGTTGCTGCATGGTTTATTGGCCCCGACAATTAAATTAGCAATCTTGTATAATTTTACAGCCTTGtttgattactaattaatcTTATCTCAGTGACTAACTGCACTGAGACTAAGCGATTTGTACTATTACTCCAAGATTTATGGACAAAGTTTCTTTAAATAGCCATTTTGCAAGTAcataatcaataaattaatTCTATAATCTAAATctttctgatattttcatgcattatcattttatcattttgtaTCATTTCTTACATCAAGCTCAAAATGGCAGTAAAAAAAAGTAACCTTAACTACCTAATTAATGCTTTCCACATCTTCATGTTTCATGGCACTTATAAAAATTCTAAGTTCCTTGAATTATTAAGAATAACCCATAAGACTATCATAGCAACTATATACTGTAACCAGGGGCGTCAGAATCAATACAAGTGGAACTATACACCATACATTGCACCATTGCCAACCCAAAGCAAACAAGCATTTCTGAATCCTTGATTGCTTGAATGTTCTTAGTCTTAATTCCTAAAAATCAAagcaattcaaattcaaagcaaaatattaatgaaattttttcgTAATTTGaggaaaaactaaaataaaacattttgaactAAAATGCGGAACTTATTAAAAATGGGAGTCGTCCGCGCCCCAGAAGCCCCTCTGGTGATGCGCATGgtaattaaacattattaacaCTGTTTCTCGCAGCAAGGAATGGGATGTTATTACCTTCTTGTTCAAAGGCTTTAAATGCATGAGTGAGCTTACGAAATTCATTAGACAAATTCGAAAATTCATCGTGAAGCTCTTTGAATTTTGCTTCGCGGTGTTTTACGTATGTGATaagattattgattattttctgtGCTTCGAACATATCTTGAGGCACCGCAGACTGCATAGCTAGGTTCGCCAGTATCGGCGTACCCTGTTGGGCGATATTCGAAGACAGATTTTGCACCAAACCAGCCGGAGAGAGCTGAAACAACGCCGATGGCAAACAAGGAACAACTGAAAGTCCACCGGGAATGCTGGCCTGGGGTATGAGAGGGATATCTGTCGTTAAGTTGTTGGCATTAGGAGAGACTTGAACTAGTGGAGTTGTACGTGGTAAATATGAGGCTGAGGATAAGACCGTAGATGGCGGTCCAGCCATTAGAAGATGTGACTGTAATCCTTTTCTCGTATTTAACTGTTCATCTTCATCAGACAACGCATCCTCTGTAGCCTCGGAGTCAGTCTGTTGGTCTGTCTTCtcataactatcatctactgGTTCTGATTTAATGAGAAGTGATCCAGCTGGGTCGGTTTCAGAATTATGAGACTCATACCCTTGATCAACTGGCTCTTGTTTGATTTCAGATTCGTCCGAAGTCTGACTCAGCGGTTTATCGACTGCTGCGGATGACGTACctggaaatgaaaatttttatCATATAGCTATAAACGATGGGAAAAAGAGAAGAGCTCTTGACACAAATATTGGTGTTGGTTGAAAAGGCCCAACAGAATAATAGATTCAGATGAGTTAACTAGTGTTTTCCGTGTGCTGGAATTTTAAAGGGCTGCATTTATCGTTAAGTGTATGACATTGTGGCTGCTGAAGTAGCAAGGCTTTGATCCCCCAAAAATTACAGAAACTCAAGCTTTATTTTGGTGTCATCTAGTATTTCTGGTAGGGGCAGCAGCCTATCTGAACCTACTTTTGGCACTTCAACTTTTGGACAGTGAGCATTCTCCTGTCTAGCGCTTTGGAATAAATCAAATCTTTCTGATTTGTTTCATCTCAATCCGGATCAGTTTAACAGAAATCTCAAAACCACCTTGTTCTGTGACTATTATGATAAGATTTTCACAGAGGGCGCATTTGACTGCATCATAGGATCCTTGCCCCATTTAAGAACAatttactattactattatcattattatcatactTTAAAAGGGGTGGCTTATTTTCAGAGGGGTGGATGTAAAAAAGAAAGGGGTAGGCGCCTCTCTAAAACCAGTTGAGGAGAACTCTCCTTCAGAATGCATGAAGATCCTGGGATACAGAAACTAGTTACTGTACCTTCATTTGTAGAGTCTGAGACAGTTATATTAGCATCCAGTTTAATGGCATTATTCCAAAATCGTGTACGTCTGTATATAGCAGCCTGCaatgaaatttcgaaaaaactTTTGCATTGACAATATCACTTAATTAAAAGCCAATTCGTTATCTTttgctttttgtttgaacaaCAGAGTAATCTATCgaaaaaatttgaatgatTGGTCTTCTAATTGATTTAGGTCATTATTCCCGTTCCAGACACATAGTGGATACgaataatttatcaatttccGCGACATGCTTACATCATTTGGTTTTTCCATGATACCCGTGAAGAAATGCCCGGCTCTCTCGCTGTCTGTGGTGATTTTTACGTATGGAAACGCTTGCTGTACGAGGAACACTAAAGCCTTCTGCGTCATCGGTCCAAACACACGACATGCCCGCATCAGTACAATGTGACTCGAAATTTTCAACGTTTTCGCTTTCGGGCAAAAAACATACGCCGATTGCAACCTTGGAAAACATCATTAAACAGCGATATTTATAATAAGGAATAAGTAAATACAGCAGTTACATACTACAGTTTTTGAGTAAACTCATTTACCATTTTTTGACTCTCTGTTGTTTTTCAGTCAGTCGGTTGCTTTTCCTGCTTTTAGAAACGGTCATCACACGGACACATTTTTTCTTCACCGGTGGACCACACTGCACGTTCCCAACGTAATCCGATTTTGACATACACATGCGGTATTGGGCACTGGTAGATTTTGGAGCCAAAACTGGCTTTATATTAGACGGCTTCGGTAGCAGTAACAACTGAGGAGACACTCCACCGTTCAGGTTGCTGTTGAGTACGTAGTTTGCCATGAAAGGTCCCaaattaactaaatcatcTTCATTGTTTGCCATCACGGCCACggataaaatatctagaaataaaaaacagcGTAGCATGGAAATATAGGTCTACTAGgaaattataaatgaaaatcttttcTCAAGACATCTCCTGTTAAATCGTCTTTTATAAAGAAAAATCACAGTTACATTTAAAGTTACATTTTGTTATATTTAAGGGGCCCTTAGCGTAAAACTTAAGAAGTCAGAACTTGTTTTCAGACACGGCCGCTTAGTCTGATATCCGGTTCTAATACCAATAGACGCCGCGGCATTAGTCTTATATCTCCGCGCCTAGTCGTCTTACCCTTAATTAATATCAGGTAATCCCTCCCTCTTTTGTCCAATCGATTAGTGGTAACAATCTTCATTGACAATATGAGATTTCTACACAAGTTTTTTGCATCACACAGGcagtgatatatatatatatatatatatatacacatggATTGTATTGTATGAAGAGGTGTGGTTAATACTCGTTGTTGCGAAGCTGCCATCAGTCCCTACGTAATAACGTAATCAATGTGGCTATTTCAAATTCTAGCTGGAACCATGGCAACCGAGCGCGGAATTACTAAATATCGCCAAAAAAGACGTAAAAACATACCGACGGACGCCGAAATGACGACAAGTTACGTCTGCTGCGTTAGATTAAACGCGCGCGCGATTTATGTCTCGAAATTGTTGCCATAGAAACGTTTTCCCATCTCTATTAATTCTGGCGTTCgaattaaacatttttgtcATGATTTGATCATTATTGAGTCGCGTCGGTAGATGCAACATTGTGTCGTGGGGGAAACATTTTCATAACGAAAAAGAAATCCTCATAGTTACGCGAGTCCTGATTTATGGAATTTGTTGCCTAAATATAAATAGCGAGTCCATATGAAGAGACTAAAAACTGACTGCTTCAACGAAACttataataattgaaattgctCGGCATAGTTTTACATTTATATAAGTATATTGCTTATCCTGTTTTAAAgcatttttctcaaattaaaggagtttcaagcacctttaagagcattttctatttagaaggagtttttaagggaTTGAAGGAGTCGTAAGGACCCTGCTGTAAAGAGAATCTGGAGCTATATTATAAGAATgaagattattatcattattatcataaataccGCGTCACGGGTattttttaacagttttactCAACGACACTGATTGATACTCATTATTGAGATCAACGCGtttaaattatcatcaaaTATAAGAGACAAGAGAATCAATATTTGAAGTGTGTTGCTGAATGGTTTCAGCGCTATGCATAGAATACTGAACGTTTTCCCATATTATTGAAATGATTACTTTTTTCTATCTTTCGCATATTTCTCATTGAatcatgaaaaaataacaaatcaaTCATTATATATGATATGTGAATGAATAATTCTCCCCTTTCTAAATTTCAAAAGTAGAATTTCCTATAGACCCATCTTTATAATGGGTCGATCATGACAGgaataacattttttgaaactgaaattaATGTAGCCTGAAATTCAACCACAGGTtatgattttcaataattcaattcaacaattGAATACCCAGTAAACACAAATCGTTCCATCtccgatccagttccacaggtgctgatttgaattttagaattaaaataatgtTTTCCCAAATTAAGCAATACTTTATAGTAGATAACTCGTAAGACTGCGCAGAAATATTGAAAAgcaaaaattgaagaaatatcGTTACACGTTTAAATATTCATGAGGAGAAATGATACGTTAAAATCTCAAATCTATATGATATAGTGCCCTCAAGTGTCTTCAAACgtaaaaaaatttaataatCAGTTTTGCATTTGTTCCATTACTAATACATACCGCTGATGCCTGTGTATGAAGTTTAAGCTGTCAACTGACACCGGTTTACTTCAAGTAGGCCTAgacaaaatcatcaatttgcaGACAACCCGTCTTTACACCATTCGCATTTCTTAATACTTCAGATCTAGGCAGCTCCCGTCGTCCGTAGTAAAGAATAAAACTGCAAAAATGAGGAATATAACTGGTCGGTTACCATGGCGATATGTCGTGGAAGATCAGTACGGCATATTAGCCACGAGATGTAACTGCCTACGTTGCGAGTATTTCAGAAACTGTGTTGCATAGCAACAGTCGGATGAAGTGCTCCTATTGGTATCCATGGAGTCGCAAGTTATATTCAGATAATACATTACATGCATACATATACCGGCGGTACAATCAAAACGTTCATCTCTGACCGAGACTAATCCAATCatggaataaattcaaataatcctAGATTTTAACTGTTCAAATCAAAGCGAAtgcaattttgaaattgattttgatattcatcTCCTACGGATTAGTTTAGCGAAAATTATTTTAActagaataaatcaattcaatgGTACATGCTTACTCTCtgcatttgaaaatttctaaaactgtcTTTGAACCCGATTTTGTTAATAGGTCTAAGCGATAATTGCCTCACCCCGAGAGTATGGAATTAGATTTTATAAGTCATGACTCATAGTTACCAAAaataatcatgaattgtttagggTAATGAATGAGAAAGCGGCAGTTTCCAATCGACACTACCAATTACGTAGCCTAATCAAGGTATGACTGATTGGAAAAATTGACactttcattttagaaatcaaaatttcatGCTTGttaaaaattagattttattgaaCTCTACATATAGATAGGCTATATaaacatgaaaaagaaaaaaattttattcAGAACATGTAGCCACTTCAGCGCAAAGCCTGACAACAGATTTTGCTGTTCCCACAATATTACACGGACGTCACAATGTCAATGACAAGCACTGAATGAAGCAGAAACGAAAATTGAATTCTTAtaatttcatctaaattaATGATCAGTGATCCCCAGCTTTAAATGTTAACACTTATTGCACAATGCACATGCATCTGCACACATCTATAAAAAAAAGCAGAACTTAAAGTAGACCTTACTCAAACTAACTACAAATAAAAACTTTAGACTGTTGTTACTGTATCATCAAACCCCTGGCGCCCCTCTTCTGGGTC carries:
- the LOC141901803 gene encoding uncharacterized protein LOC141901803, which codes for MANNEDDLVNLGPFMANYVLNSNLNGGVSPQLLLLPKPSNIKPVLAPKSTSAQYRMCMSKSDYVGNVQCGPPVKKKCVRVMTVSKSRKSNRLTEKQQRVKKWLQSAYVFCPKAKTLKISSHIVLMRACRVFGPMTQKALVFLVQQAFPYVKITTDSERAGHFFTGIMEKPNDAAIYRRTRFWNNAIKLDANITVSDSTNEGTSSAAVDKPLSQTSDESEIKQEPVDQGYESHNSETDPAGSLLIKSEPVDDSYEKTDQQTDSEATEDALSDEDEQLNTRKGLQSHLLMAGPPSTVLSSASYLPRTTPLVQVSPNANNLTTDIPLIPQASIPGGLSVVPCLPSALFQLSPAGLVQNLSSNIAQQGTPILANLAMQSAVPQDMFEAQKIINNLITYVKHREAKFKELHDEFSNLSNEFRKLTHAFKAFEQEGNNIPFLAARNSVNNV